The following proteins are encoded in a genomic region of Arachis stenosperma cultivar V10309 chromosome 4, arast.V10309.gnm1.PFL2, whole genome shotgun sequence:
- the LOC130973976 gene encoding cullin-1-like, which translates to MSMSERKTIDLEQGWDFMQKGIMKLKNILEGLPEPQFSSEDYMMLYTTIYNMCTQKPPHDYSQQLYDKYKEAFEEYILSTVLPSLREKHDEFMLRELVKRWANHKIMVRWLSRFFHYLDRYFIARRSLPPLNEVGLTCFRDLVYKELNGKVRDAVISLIDQEREGEQIDRALLKNVLDIFVEIGMGQMDHYENDFEAAMLKDTSAYYSRKASNWILEDSCPDYMLKAEECLKREKDRVAHYLHSSSEPKLLEKVQHELLSVYANQLLEKEHSGCHALLRDDKVEDLSRMFRLFSKIPRGLDPVSSIFKQHVTAEGMALVKLAEDAASNKKAEKKDIIGLQEQVFVRKVIELHDKYLAYVNDCFQNHTLFHKALKEAFENFCNKGVAGSSSAELLATFCDNILKKGGSEKLSDEAIEETLEKVVKLLAYISDKDLFAEFYRKKLARRLLFDKSANDDHERSILTKLKQQCGGQFTSKMEGMVTDLTLAKENQTSFEEYLSNNPNVDPGIDLTVTVLTTGFWPSYKSFDLNLPAEMVRCVEVFKEFYQTKTKHRKLTWIYSLGTCNISGKFEPKTMELIVTTYQASALLLFNSSDRLSYSEIMTQLNLSDDDVIRLLHSLSCAKYKILNKEPSTKTISSTDYFEFNAKFTDKMRRIKIPLPPVDEKKKVIEDVDKDRRYAIDASIVRIMKSRKVLNYQQLVMECVEQLGRMFKPDVKAIKKRIEDLISRDYLERDKDNANLFRYLA; encoded by the exons aTGTCTATGAGTGAGCGCAAGACTATTGACCTAGAGCAAGGATGGGACTTTATGCAGAAGGGCATAATGAAGCTGAAGAATATTCTGGAAGGGTTGCCTGAGCCTCAGTTCAGCTCTGAGGACTACATGATGCTTTACAC GACCATATATAATATGTGCACTCAGAAGCCTCCTCATGATTATTCCCAGCAACTATATGACAAGTACAAGGAAGCATTTGAAGAATACATCCTGTCGACG GTGTTGCCTTCTTTGAGAGAGAAGCATGATGAATTTATGTTGAGAGAACTTGTGAAGAGGTGGGCAAACCATAAAATTATGGTTAGGTGGCTTTCTCGTTTCTTTCACTATTTGGACCGTTACTTTATTGCTCGGAGATCACTTCCACCGCTTAATGAAGTTGGGCTGACTTGCTTCCGTGATTTG GTTTACAAGGAACTAAATGGGAAAGTGAGAGATGCAGTAATTTCTCTT ATTGATCAAGAACGAGAAGGAGAGCAGATTGATCGAGCTCTATTAAAAAATGTATTAGATATATTTGTTGAAATTGGAATGGGTCAAATGGATCACTATGAGAATGATTTTGAAGCAGCCATGCTGAAAGACACTTCTGCTTATTATTCTCGAAAGGCTTCAAATTGGATCCTAGAAGATTCTTGTCCTGATTATATGCTTAAG GCTGAGGAATGCTTAAAACGAGAGAAAGATAGGGTTGCTCATTACTTGCACTCCAGTAGTGAGCCAAAGCTGTTGGAG AAAGTTCAACATGAGCTGTTATCTGTGTATGCAAATCAACTCCTTGAAAAAGAGCATTCTGGTTGTCATGCATTACTCAGGGATGACAAG GTTGAAGATTTGTCGAGGATGTTCAGGCTCTTTTCTAAAATACCTCGAGGCTTAGATCCTGTTTCCAGTATATTTAAGCAG CATGTTACTGCTGAAGGTATGGCATTGGTGAAGCTGGCTGAAGATGCTGCTAGTAACAAAAAG GCAGAGAAGAAGGATATTATTGGTTTACAGGAGCAG GTTTTTGTTCGGAAGGTGATTGAGCTGCATGACAAGTACCTGGCCTATGTGAATGactgtttccagaatcacaCTCTTTTCCACAAG GCTCTTAAGGAGGCTTTTGAGAACTTCTGCAACAAGGGTGTTGCTGGAAGCTCAAGTGCAGAACTACTTGCCACTTTTTGTGATAACATCCTGAAGAAAGGAGGAAGTGAAAAACTAAGTGATGAAGCAATCGAGGAAACTCTTGAAAAG GTTGTAAAGCTGCTGGCTTATATCAGTGACAAAGATTTGTTTGCTGAATTCTATAG GAAGAAGCTTGCTAGAAGACTTCTTTTTGACAAGAGTGCCAATGATGACCATGAGAGGAGTATTTTGACAAAATTGAAGCAACAATGTGGTGGTCAGTTTACGTCGAAGATGGAAGGAATG GTTACAGATTTGACACTGGCAAAGGAGAACCAAACAAGCTTTGAGGAGTATCTAAGCAATAATCCAAATGTGGATCCTGGAATTGACTTGACAGTTACAGTTCTAACTACTGGCTTCTGGCCAAGTTACAAGTCCTTTGACCTCAATCTTCCAGCAGAAATG GTTAGGTGTGTTGAAGTTTTCAAGGAATTTTATCAAACAAAAACTAAGCACAGAAAGCTTACATGGATTTACTCCTTGGGTACCTGCAATATAAGTGGAAAATTCGAACCAAAAACTATGGAACTAATTGTGACAACATACCAG GCTTCAGCATTGCTTCTATTTAATTCCTCGGATAGACTGAGTTATTCTGAGATAATGACTCAGTTAAACTTATCGGATGATGATGTTATTAGACTGCTGCATTCCTTGTCATGTGCAAAGTACAAGATTCTTAACAAGGAACCAAGCACAAAGACAATATCTTCTACTGATTATTTTGAATTCAATGCAAAATTTACGGACAAAATGAGGAGGATTAAG ATTCCTCTTCCTCCTGTGGATGAGAAGAAAAAAGTAATTGAGGATGTTGACAAGGACAGAAGATATGCTATTGATGCCTCAATTGTGCGTATTATGAAGAGTCGGAAAGTTCTGAACTACCAACAGTTAGTTATGGAATGTGTCGAGCAGTTAGGTCGCATGTTTAAG CCTGATGTCAAGGCGATTAAAAAGCGGATTGAAGATTTGATATCTCGAGACTACTTGGAAAGAGACAAAGATAATGCAAATTTGTTCAGGTACTTAGCATAA